In Amia ocellicauda isolate fAmiCal2 chromosome 7, fAmiCal2.hap1, whole genome shotgun sequence, the genomic window CACCAAGGTGCTGAAGGCGCAGTTGTGGGTCTACCTGCGCCCGCTCCAGCAGACATCCACTGTCTACCTGCAGATTCTGCGCCTCAAACCTGTCACTGAAGAGGGCAGCCGCCACATACGCATCCGTTCTCTCAAGATTGAGCTCAACTCGCGCTCGGGCCACTGGCAGAGCATTGACTTCAAGCATGTTCTGCAGAACTGGTTCAAGCAGCCCCACACCAACTGGGGCATCGACATCAATGCTTTCGATGAGAGTGGTAATGACCTTGCTGTCACCTCGCTGCGGCCTGGGGAAGAGGGACTGGTAAGTCTCTGGCCTTCTCTTGTCCCTCTTGTATGTTTGATGTTGTACATTAGCGGGCACAAGAATACATTGACAATATAATGCGAACTAATATGACCTCTTTTGAACTAATTTAATTTGGTTCCTCACTGCCTAAAACACAGTTATGGCCCATTTGGCCTTGGCGGATGAACCTTTCTCTGTGAGTGTTTGTTTAAAGTTGCAATGAAAactgttaaaacaaataaaaagcactTATAAAGTATGTATTGTACCCAGCAAGTTGGTTATTAACTTGGAATGTTGATGGCTACACCTTTCTAGGGTTTATTGTGCACAATGTTTTTCTCATGTGGCTAGTCTTTCAGTACATAGGTGTTGGCATCTTGAATACAGCCTGAGTAGCCTGCTGTTTAACAAGTTGTTTAAAATACTGCATGTAGTTCACTGGAAAGAGATTActtgagctgtgtgtgttgctCTGAATGGCTGAGGTACCTGAGACCTTGATATACAGATACTTGTTCACTTAGGTGCTTTGATTTGGTGCAAATTGAGGCTTCTTGACACTCCAGATGTTTGGTATTTCGTGTTGTTGATTTACTAGTTGACCTGATAGTTTAGTGCTTTAGTACCCCAAGTAAGAACTCTTTCCGCTTAGAATCTTGGAGTCAACTCTTggttcttcctgagcaacacatGCAGAATCCGACCCGTCTTCACCTTCTATTTGACTCAGCTCTTCGTCCACACCTGGATTACTGCAACTCTGTCTTGGCTGGCCTACCTGCATCTGCTACCcatccactccagctcatccagaatttGACTGGTGTTCTCTCTGCCTCGATTCACACATGCTACTCTGCTCTTTCCTGATCTTAGcttgcatccagttcaagactttggctCTTGCCTACTACTGCAGACAGTATCCCAGCTATCTGCAGACTCTCATCTCTTTTTACACTCCTTCCAGACCATGGTGGTCTTCCTATACCAGAAAACTTGCTATACCCCCTCCCTGCTTCCCCTTCTCCAGAGCCTACTCCTTTTACATATtcacccctaagtggtggaatggcCTACCCATCAAGGTCAGGATCTGTACAGCCCCTGACCACCTTCCGGTGTCTGCTCAAGGCACATCTGTTCatactgtacctgtaataccgCAGGGCAATATCCTGAAGAGCTGAGCATTCTTGCTCTTATACACTTTTTTATTAAACTATGCTTCCTCCTGCTCCTGATTATCTTGTATATATTTGTAGCACTTTTATCGCTTTACTGTAACTCTTATTGTTTCTATGCCTACCCCACCCCTAGCTCATACCAAGGAAATAACTATTATGTTTGCACTTGttagcttatttatttattatgactTATCACCCTGGGCAAGGGcatttgctaagaaataataataacataaatgaaaataaatcatcaACTTGAAAAAGATCATGCAGCTTCCTTCCAAGGGTTGCATGAGGTGGTGAGGGATCATTCCTCATCTTCCAGGAACTCTCACATCGACTCCAAAACTCTGCTCCTCCCCTTCTATTGCAGCTCTCTGCTAGCACGTCTGATGACCAGTGGATGTATGATGGCCTCTTTCTCAATGCTCTTCACTCAATGCTCTTCAGTTGGTTCTCTGACAACTTCCTTATCCAGGTGGGAAGAGCCTCAATGCCTCACATGACTGGTAGACGTGGAGCCAGAGAGCTTCTTATTTGAATACTGGAAGAGACCTAGACCTCCTCCAGCCTGCTCCTACTTCCTGTGGGAGGTTGAATTGTCATAAGGAAAACACGCATTTTCTCAGACAACCATCACCTTGGCAGAGCAGTTCATGGCTATGCATGGCTCCGAGGCAGAGGGGCTGGAATATGTCTCTGTGGGTAGATTGAAGTTATTATCTTCACTGTTCCCACCACACCTTTTTCAGCTGCACCTTACAGCTTCTCCTGCCCTAACAGTCACTTCAGGACAACAGTGAACCAAAGAAGAAAATGTGGTTGAGGCTCAAGGCACAAGGATTTTCAATACCTAAGGTGCTTCATAACACAACAGACATCTTAAGGTTTTGGTTTCCTAAACCTGCTGAAAATCCCTCACTGGTTTAAGAAGTTATTCAATCTCAGTCAAGAGATAACTTTGGATAATCTTGGTCTGATCTGCCCCAGAGAGATCATGACAACAACATTTAGAGAGTCTTGAACAATGTTGGGactttccatatcaacatcaTGAACTTGAGGCTATTATTCATTGgtcttctgtattttattttcacccCCTAAACAGATATGCTGGTACAATACCACATTTGTGTAATATTTCAATATCCAAGGAGACCTAATGACAGTGAATCTCTACTGCTCAGTAGAGGGACTGTTTTCTCAGTGAAGGACTGCTAGGCTGCACCCTGACTTGTGCTCTGAGGAGTCAAGTTTTTAGACAGCTAGCTATATTATCAGATAATATAAAAGATCATAGGGATCATCAAGAGATAATATAATGGAGCCCATCTCTTCGGTAAAAGCCAGGCCATTCCCAAAAACAATCCCAACTGTAAACTAATCAAAACTGAAATTATTTGATACTGTTTAAAGAGGACAGCCTGCTAAAAGCTTTGCCAGAGACAATTGACATTGTTTTTTCACCTTTGTGCATAGCaatataaactttttttttttaatctctcatTGTCTATATCTTATATTGTCAGTGCCAGCAAAACTTTACTGCTGGGCAGTTTGTCTAATGTAGCCTCAGAAACTCTAGCCCATTTTAGAGACATTTTACCAATTATGCTGGTGACACAATCTTTATAATTCTATCTATGGAGTCACCAATAATGAGCACCTTGCCAGCAGACGTGTCGGTGAGGGGATCAAATCGATTCACAGTCAGAATGTGCTGGAGCTCTAGCTATGGATTTCATGCTTCTAGAGACCCTTTTTACTGAGAGCCAGCGATCATCCTGCTGAGATCATGTAGCCATTTGTGCAGACCAAGTCAAGCCAATATTATCATTATGGTCAGAGGATCTAACCATGGTGAACTTGCTACACGAAATACAATACATGGGCTTATCTACTTCAGAAAAAGGCCTATTAGTAACACTCCACTTCGTGCGTCGCTAGTCATTTGTGTAGGTAGGTCCATAGTACAGTCACACCTGGGCATGTCTTCGCTCTCTGTGTTCGCGCTGCTCATGTGTTCTCGCAGAGTATGTgattatacacacatatataaatacccTAAAAGCATATTCATACTAATTTACAAgttggatttttttaaattgtttatctataaatataaatgattaagaaataatttaaaatagtttaCAATAAGAAGaaatttgaatatttttgttGGTTGAAAGTTGTTCTTTTAGCCCTTTGTGTATTAAACAACCATTACAATTCAAAGAGCAGTCATATATTAAAAGAGAGTCACCACTCCCCCATTAAAGGCCTCtgcttgaaaataaaacaagaggAACATTAAAACCATGTAAGTCCTGCCTTTTCAGCCATGGTCTTCCAATTACAGAAGTATGTTTTAGAGAACATTACAGGATTGGACATTCCAAATTGGGGGATGTAGAAGAACAAATAATTGTTGTTTCAAGTTAAATCACTGATATTTTATAGTCAAGttttgaagatttacaaaacacTTTACATTACCAAGATCTTTGAACATCCAGACCTGGATGAAGTGTCCAGATCATGGCATTTGTTCAATTTTACTTATGTCAAATCCACTGCAAAATACTGATGTCACATAATCCAATACACTAAATCACATGTTGTGCTGTCTTGGTGAAAATCTAAGCTCTGTCCATCAAGGTATAATGTCTCTTCAGAAACAAGTGAGTATTGACATTGTAGTCTGGATGCAAAAATACTCTGAcagtgttgtttcagttcagtgaATCTTTTCTCAATTCCATTAAAAAGGAATACATATTACAATGAAAGTGACAGTGATCAGTTGCAATTGTGTTGAgtcggaaaaataataataaagttcagACAGACATTTAGCCCAAACAGACATTTATAATGCAcaaatcaaaattaaatcttAGATGTCCACAGAAACTGAGTGTATATCATTTAGAATGTGCATAAAACACTAAATCAAATAGTATAGAGTATTAGACAGGCACATAATCATACTCAAGCCAGGATATGGTGTAttactttacattttaatgaaaactcaAAAAAGCGATGTTCATATTACTCCAAAGGGAAACGACAGAACAGAATGCTATGATACTACAATTGtgtcaaattaaattacattatcgAACCACAATTTTCTTGTAGGTCATGTAAGTTCAGTccattctgtttttctgttcatAAAGTAATGTCTTTTCTAGGCTCCACAATTATTGCTTCCATGTACCCTATGATATACATGTACTAGGTACATATCTATTTTTCATACAATGCTTGTTCCTAGAGCTGCCCATAGACATATAGATTTGTATATATGTCTATGGTTCTGCCACCGTGCTGTTCAGGAAACAGTTGTTGTATAGGCCCTGTggtacagaaggttttatttatgCTTGAGTGGTTTccagtcaaaaaataaatggaatcattaattaattaattaattaattaattaattaattaatgtattgtgtattttCTCGAGATTGGTAGAGTTGATCtgtttgtaaaaaaacaaatgtttaaattgaTTCTGGTTGGTACATTTCTATGTACTCATTTCTCATTTTATATGACCTTTAAGAGTATGCACGCTGCTGATAGTGTCTGAATATTGGtcattattttgaatatttttgcaGCTTTATGCAGTCAGCACATAGGAGATGATATGCCAAGAGCTcgtcttttaaaatgtttcaggCTTATAATCCTTGCTTCGGACAACCCTATTGTGCAATGAGATGAATGAGTGATGCATTAATGAATGGATTAGAGTTTTGGTCCTTTGTATGTTGGCCGAGTGAACAATATcagacacccccacacacacaaagatacaTTTAATAACATAAAGGATCATCTGCAAAGCCAGTGATTGGTGTGTAGAAACAATATCAAAGTGATGGATGCTGAATAAAGAGTTGCTACTACCTGTATTTATACTTAGGTGGGGatgcattgtgtttattttgggatatctctctctctgactcaaTTTATGATTTAATCTAATGAATGACATACATAGTTTTTGACAATTTCCAAAGCCATTGTGTTGGTATAGAATTTAAGGCAGGTTGAAGCAAAAATTTTACATTTCTGATGTAATGAAGTAATTCATTTTCTGAAAAACCCGTTGtcagtaaaaacatttttttccctaCATAATCAAAAACAGTTTAATATGAAATGTGGACTCTATTCCATACTTTCAAAAGGGGGTATTTGAGGagaatattttttataaatatctAAAAATATTTGTGATGGTTAACAGGGCAAATATGGTTATCCAAGACTATTAAAGCATCCGTTTTCCTATTGTGAACCACAGATCCTCTCAGagaatacatttcattacacatttcaggtgtgtaaaatgtattcagttCAGATAACCACAAGTGACTGCTATTGGGATGCTTTCAGTTGTTTTCTGAATTGCAATTTAATGTTTATATGTAAAGATAAAGCATTCTTTATTCTTTGTTTACATCATAGGTGTTTCTCAGTGAAGACAGATGTCTAACTGTGCGTCAGAGAGTTTGGTGAAGAACatttatgtgtatatttttgtatatgtgtatgtcaaTTTAGTCACTTTAAAGCTTGGTGGACAACCTTCCCCTGTCCCTTTTCAGTTATCATATCCCTGATATCCCTGAATGCATAGGTTGTTTTCAGCAATGTTTCTcactattgtattattgtaatttctTTTAGATTATTTAATTCCTGTGGAAATGACTGtccttttatgtttttatactgCCATAATGTATTACACATTATACAATCATTGCACTGTTCAATTCacatttctctttttaaataatgtctCCAGTTGTTCTTGTTAAGTCTTATGTCCTCTGTTGGTGTCTGTTCATTGTATGTCCTaacttgtttttgtgtttgtgctttttACTTCAGCGCCACCACTGGAGAATCCAGCATAATgcacatttaatttttaaacatgtaCTGTGAATTCTTACTAAGTAGGCCACCTAAAGGAAACCCACAATTTGAAAGAGACTCCGCATTATTGTGCTACATTTCCCTAATATCTTAAGCAAGTGATAAAACTAGGCATTTCTTACTGGCTTATACCATATACTGTATTAGGAAAGAAAGAACATATTTTAcacttgatttgtttgttttctggcaGGCATACATTCATAGAAAATACTAAGTTATTTAAAGACAAAGTATTAAGAACAGAGCATGAAAAGCCTGATGCTGAAGGGGTTATGTTAAAAGCTGCTGTCACTGTCAAATCAATAGCCTGCATATTGAAGGCATtgctgacctttgaccttttaGATCCTCATTAGGTGACCTTAACCTTGACCTCTCACTCGGTAAACTCTGACAGAGGTTTTGGTCCAGTATATCCTGCAAGCATGATTCTTCACAAAGAAAACAGGTGGACTGAAATACTTACTTAAACCTCTTGCAAGAGAAAGAGTCATGACCTTCAAAGGTCATACAGAGTCAGCTTGTGTTTTTGCCTCTTTGTCAGTAAAGAAAGGGGTATTGAAGAGCTTACTTAAGAAAGTGAGATATGCACaatgtttgtgtatatgtgcATATTAGCcttttttaagtttaacatgTAAAACAAGAAGTGTAGAATAACACTGCAATTGGTGCCTTCTAAATTCAAGTATAGGAACATTTTGCTAATTAATTTCCATCAGCATTTTATGATATAGTTTAcaacatattttgaaaatatttgtatCATCTGATCAGATGTGTTttgcttaatttaaataaatacataggctAAACATAATTTATATTACATAAATGTTGATGTatctatattgtttttgtttgtcttctaAAACTGACcctcatttgtttttattttatgagttATTAAAGAAATTGTCAACTGTCAGATATTTGCTTTAAGACAGATTACCGTTtggaatacaattaaatatgtaCTATTTATTGGATcagtataaaaatgcaaatatctTACAATACTGATTGGCCtaacaaaccaaaatacaataaaaaaaaaaaagtatgggCACCTACAGGACTGCAACACAATTCCCCTCAaacaagacaaatgtaaaccaagcAAAATCATGATTCTGGCAGCATTTGTCAGGAACAAACGGTTCAACAAACTTGTCACTTGTTATCTGATTCTCTGTAGAATGCATGCAGTGTTAAAAGTAAACTGGTACAGGTCCCAATTATGGTTTTATGTGTCTTTTTGTATTGCTCTAGTGTATTAGTAAGATGTATAGCACTCTTCCATAGTGAATCTATCATAAATGCCATACTAGTATCCCTTTAAGTGGTACAGTTATGGTGATAAAAGAATATACTTTACTAGGCAGTTTAAATGATCTACAGGTGCAGTCCTGTTTAATTTAGGTAGCTGGTTTACCACATAAGAGAGGTGTGAATAAAAACAGGATATAATATAAtcaaatatgtaatatatatctatatctatctatctagctaatagtggaaagaaaaaatgcatcaaaatctcaggttgtaacacaaagaaatgtgtgcatatatacacTGAAATGACAAACAGGGTGTGGGGGAGCATGGGGTATGGGGCAATCCTGATTGGTCGACTGGGGCAGCTGCCACACTAGAGtgcatatatatacaatatatgtacatatatagagagagatagaaaatgttttcaaaagaGGAGCAATAGTGCCATTTAATGGAATGATTTCAACTCTAGAGTATTTTTTAACACGCGTATACCTACACAATCACAAACGCTGTTCACCCCCTGAGTTTTTCTTTGTCCTGATGAGAGACTCGGAATTTCAAGTAAATAATGCGCCTGGGCAATTCAAACATGGTTGTTTTGTCATGTTTCCCCAGCAACCCTTCCTGGAAGTGAAGGTCCTGGAGACATCGAAACGCTCCCGGAGGAACCTGGGCCTGGACTGCGATGAACACTCCACCGAGTCGCGCTGCTGCCGTTACCCGTTGACTGTGGACTTCGAGGCTTTCGGCTGGGACTGGATCATCGCCCCTAAAAGATACAAAGCCAACTACTGCTCAGGCCAGTGCGAGTACATGTTCATGCAGAAGTTCCCCCATACCCACCTGGTTCAGCATGCAAACCCCCGAGGCTCCGCTGGCCCCTGCTGCACCCCGACTAAGATGTCCCCCATCAACATGCTCTACTTCAATGACAAGCAGCAGATCATCCATGGAAAGATCCCTGGGATGGTGGTGGACCGCTGTGGTTGTTCCTAAACCTTCATTCGAAAAACATCCACCAACCACCCAACTGGCTGAGCTGTACCAACACCTTCCTTCTCCCACCCTAGACCTTACCCCTCCCACCCCACGCGCCtgggaaagaaaagcaaaacacaaacaaacagaacaaaggaaagtaatttatatatataatgtattctattatatatatatatatatatatatatatatatatatataattagagttggaataaataagaaatacaataaataagaatgaaataaaggaataacataaataaagtcAAGACTATGGCATCTTTAAAATGTCAAGATTATATCATAAGAACTTTAAAGGGGTCTTGCTGGGAACATCTGGGAAGCAAGTGGCTAAACAAATCAATTACATTTGTGAAACAAGAGAAAGCTGCAGTAAGCTTTTCTAAACGTATGGCTTTTGTCCTGCTCCATTTGAGAGTCTGGTATCATTCTGAGCAAAACAGCAAAACCCTCCCTTTTCATTGAGCCCCCCCATTGCATTCAGTGCAGGCTGATCATGGGCCATCACATGTTGTGTATCTGCTGGCTTTTAGCAAACATAAACCACAAATGTGATGAGTGCTGTGTGCTCCACATCTTAGCTTCATGTACTCTTTTTTATCAGTTGTGTTGATGCAGGGACGAGGAGAATATGAGTCAGAGTCTTATGGAGAGAATTTAAACTGCGGTTTGTGGAGACTCTTTGAATATGTTATGGATGGTTAATTTCACTTGTAAATTTGTCTAGACTTCTTGTTAGGTTTGCTAAATGTGGCTGTGGCTGTCTTACTGCACAGAACAAGCAAGGAGAGGCATAAGCATGGAGATATTGTCAAACATTGGGTCTGGCCTATCTGCATTACACTCTGCAAAACATGGTGCCATTATGGTAACCAGACTATCTTGTTAGGATTAAAAAGGCAAAAAGATACCTTTGTATTTCTAACTGTTTCAACAAAATATCTTGGTATTTCTGTCTACACACAATATAGGAGATCTGAGGATTAGGGGAGTCCCCAGATATCACTATCCAGCCAGAGACCTGTAAGACAGGGAAGAATATGATACAATAAGATACCAAATATTGGACTGACAACATTCTTCCCTTGAGAATGTAACTTCCCTGTAATACAGCAAAGATTTGAGCAATTTATTTATCACTGTTTTTGAAAAGAGATATGTTCTGTTGGAAtcatttgaaatgaaaaaaaaaaaagatttcataATAATCAAGATAAACTGGTCCAAGTCTGAAAGATATTCACTAAAAAAGACTGAATCAGTTTTCAGTTAGACTTCCAGGGCTAAGCATTGGCCTTGCATTGGTTATACTGAACTAGAAATATGTTGCATTTTTGTGCAGTACTGTGCTAAAGTTTGGAAATATTCTGACtgaatgtttaaaaacataagTACAATTCATAGAATAAGCAGCTGATTTATGCAACATAATATTTGTGAAGGATAAGTTTAAACTTAAACATATGTCTATTAGTATTTTATAATACATGTCTCATGTAAAAGGAGTTACAAATACATATGTACAGATGTAAATGCTAATGTACCAATAGTAAGTGTAACAGTGAAATACCATACATACTGCAGAACAAAAAGACAATACAAATTGCTCTTGGATGACTCATTTGCTATTAATCATCATCGCCCCCCAAGAAAAAGTTTGAATTGGCCAGTTTAAATACACAAACCTGCATGAGGATTGTGAGCCTTTCGCTGCCAGTTTgatgttgttttcatttctggTCATGTAAAAGGGGGGAGGggtgtattatttttgttaaaagcGAACTCAAGGAACTCATTGAAAACAAGTTGGCATTTGGCATTTGGCTTCCCCCTTTGTGAGAAAGTATGCTTTCTTTTGATACTATTTATGCTCTTATTGTATTCAATTCTGTCTGAGATTTGACAAGGATAACT contains:
- the LOC136752657 gene encoding growth/differentiation factor 11-like — translated: MTSTMLRSNFLLCLMLLIVLGLSGSDEPTIILQPVSEVPTEAGVLLAEAEEPGAQECTACVWREHSKVLRLETIKSQILSKLRLKQAPNISREVVNQLLPKAPPLQQLLDHHDFQGDASLQDEFMEEDEYHATTESVITMASEPEPLVQVDGKPSCCFFKFSPKIMFTKVLKAQLWVYLRPLQQTSTVYLQILRLKPVTEEGSRHIRIRSLKIELNSRSGHWQSIDFKHVLQNWFKQPHTNWGIDINAFDESGNDLAVTSLRPGEEGLQPFLEVKVLETSKRSRRNLGLDCDEHSTESRCCRYPLTVDFEAFGWDWIIAPKRYKANYCSGQCEYMFMQKFPHTHLVQHANPRGSAGPCCTPTKMSPINMLYFNDKQQIIHGKIPGMVVDRCGCS